From Candidatus Manganitrophus morganii, the proteins below share one genomic window:
- the hutH gene encoding histidine ammonia-lyase has product MRPLHLTGHDLKPSDFYEAVLGRRTVRLAREAIAKMRRSRGVVEKMLSEHRVVYGITTGFGKLADQKISEGEIRQLQANLVRSHACGVGPPLSEAQTRGIILLRANVLAAGHSGVRPVVVERLIEMLNRAVHPVIPSRGSVGASGDLIPLAHLAQLLIGEGEAFVNGKRLPGRRALRQAGIAPIILEAKEGLALVNGTQAALSLGLLSLQGAERLAESADVAGAMSLEALMGTPTAFDERIQRLRPYPGQKNVARKIRALLARSEIRASHIACSRVQDPYSLRCMPQVHGAVRDAIDHVRGVLTIETNSITDNPLVFPESESILAGGNFHGHPIALVLDLLAIALTHLGVISERRIAQLVDPDLIDLPRFLTRRPGLHSGLMMPQVAAAALASECKLLAHPASVDSIPTSANQEDYVSMAMGSALKLDQIVSNVEAILAIELIAAAQGIDFHAPLKPGEGVAEALKRLRTKVPPLEEDRSLQKEIETVGRMIRDGVFCL; this is encoded by the coding sequence ATGCGCCCCCTACATCTTACCGGTCATGATTTAAAACCTTCCGATTTTTATGAGGCCGTCCTGGGGCGAAGAACGGTTCGCCTGGCCCGGGAAGCGATCGCGAAGATGCGCCGCTCCCGCGGCGTGGTCGAGAAGATGCTCTCGGAGCATCGCGTCGTCTATGGGATCACCACCGGCTTCGGGAAACTCGCCGATCAGAAAATTTCGGAGGGGGAGATTCGCCAGCTTCAAGCCAACCTCGTCCGAAGCCACGCCTGCGGCGTCGGCCCTCCTCTTTCCGAGGCGCAGACCCGCGGCATCATCCTTTTGCGGGCCAACGTCCTGGCCGCCGGTCATTCGGGGGTCCGTCCGGTGGTGGTCGAGCGGCTGATCGAGATGCTCAACCGCGCGGTCCATCCGGTGATCCCGAGCCGGGGATCGGTCGGGGCGAGCGGCGACCTGATCCCCCTCGCCCATCTGGCCCAGTTGCTGATCGGGGAGGGAGAGGCTTTCGTAAATGGGAAGCGCCTTCCGGGCCGCCGCGCGCTACGGCAAGCCGGCATCGCGCCGATCATTCTGGAGGCGAAAGAAGGGCTGGCCCTGGTCAATGGGACCCAGGCGGCTCTATCGCTGGGACTTCTCTCGTTGCAGGGGGCGGAGCGGCTGGCGGAGAGCGCCGATGTGGCCGGGGCGATGTCGCTCGAAGCGCTGATGGGAACGCCGACCGCCTTCGACGAGCGGATTCAGCGCCTGCGCCCCTACCCCGGTCAAAAAAATGTCGCCCGAAAGATCCGCGCGCTGCTCGCGCGAAGCGAAATCCGCGCCTCCCACATTGCTTGCAGCCGCGTCCAGGATCCCTACTCTCTTCGCTGTATGCCGCAGGTCCACGGCGCCGTCCGGGACGCGATCGATCATGTCCGGGGGGTGCTGACGATCGAGACCAACAGCATCACCGATAACCCGCTTGTCTTTCCGGAATCGGAATCGATCTTGGCGGGGGGGAATTTTCATGGTCACCCGATCGCCCTGGTCCTCGATCTGCTTGCCATCGCCCTGACCCATTTGGGGGTGATCTCGGAGCGGCGGATCGCGCAGCTCGTCGATCCCGATCTGATCGACCTCCCCCGTTTTCTCACCCGGCGCCCGGGCCTCCACTCCGGATTGATGATGCCGCAGGTCGCCGCCGCGGCGCTCGCTTCCGAGTGCAAACTGCTGGCGCATCCCGCCTCGGTCGATTCCATCCCGACCTCGGCGAATCAGGAGGATTATGTCAGCATGGCGATGGGATCGGCCTTAAAGCTCGACCAGATTGTTTCGAACGTGGAAGCAATCCTTGCGATCGAATTAATTGCGGCGGCGCAGGGAATCGACTTTCATGCGCCGTTGAAGCCGGGGGAAGGGGTGGCAGAAGCGCTTAAACGACTTCGGACAAAGGTTCCACCGCTGGAGGAAGACCGCTCCCTTCAAAAAGAGATCGAAACGGTGGGCCGGATGATCCGGGACGGGGTTTTTTGTCTTTGA